In Dehalococcoidia bacterium, one genomic interval encodes:
- a CDS encoding GNAT family N-acetyltransferase, with amino-acid sequence MDNTAERGAQTIETARLRLVWMSPSFMRASLAGRRQEAEALIGAALPPAWPDDAARSVMEIRLDQISRSPATAEWLLRAMVLAATSSVVGYINFHGPPLEGRAELGYTVFEPYRRQGFATEAIEGMMDWAARQHGVERFVVSISPSNEPSLALARRLGFRRIGSQFDEAEGEEWVFELVRPIKAVEGQAD; translated from the coding sequence ATGGACAACACCGCAGAGCGAGGTGCGCAGACGATCGAGACGGCTCGCCTGCGCCTAGTTTGGATGTCGCCGAGCTTCATGCGAGCCTCGCTCGCAGGACGGCGGCAGGAGGCGGAGGCCCTGATCGGGGCGGCGCTGCCCCCGGCCTGGCCTGACGACGCCGCTCGCAGCGTGATGGAGATCAGGCTGGACCAGATCAGCCGCTCGCCGGCCACCGCGGAATGGCTGCTCAGGGCGATGGTCCTCGCGGCCACTTCGAGCGTGGTCGGGTACATCAACTTCCACGGGCCGCCTCTGGAGGGGCGGGCGGAGTTGGGGTACACGGTCTTCGAGCCGTACAGACGCCAGGGGTTCGCGACCGAGGCGATCGAAGGAATGATGGACTGGGCCGCGCGCCAGCACGGCGTCGAGCGCTTCGTGGTGAGCATTTCGCCCTCGAACGAGCCTTCACTGGCGCTCGCGCGGCGGCTCGGCTTCCGCCGCATCGGCTCTCAGTTCGACGAGGCCGAGGGCGAAGAGTGGGTTTTCGAGCTCGTCCGGCCGATAAAGGCGGTGGAGGGGCAGGCGGATTAG